Below is a window of Hydrogenimonas sp. SS33 DNA.
ATCCCCCTCGTCATCCTCGCCGTCGGGCTCGTCTACGGCCTGCTCTTCTGGGCCGTGGGGTGGCTCCCCCACCTCTTTCTACGGGCCCTGGCGCTGGGTGTGGCGGAGTTCATCCACCCTTTCGGTTTCGACTGGTTCCGCCCCGCGCTGATGTTCACCGGCTCCATTCTGGGTGACCGGCTTTGGCACTACTGGCTCATCCTCACCGCCCTGAGCCTCTTTCTCTTCATCAAAAAACCGTGGCGCTGGAGTGTTTTCGCGTTGCTGATTCCAATTTACCACTCCCCAATGACCAATGACCGGTTGCCAATGGCCGGTGAGATCCAACTCGTCCAGACCCACATCGAGCAGGCAAAAAAGTGGGACCCCCGCTACCGCGATGCCATTGTCGACCTCAACCTCCAAAGCATCGAAATCGCCATACGAAACGGCAAAAAAGCGGTCATCCTGCCCGAAAGCGCCTTTCCCCTCTACCTCAACACCGACATTCCGCTGGTCAAAAAACTCCTTCGAATGAGCCGGCACATCACCATCGTCACCGGCGCCCTCTTTACCGACGGAAAGCACCCCTACAACTCCACCTACCTCTTCAAGGCGGGACGGCTTCGGGTCATGCACAAGGTGGTACTGGTCCCCTTCGGCGAGGAGGTTCCGCTGCCCCGCTGGATGGGCCGCTGGGTCAACGACCTCTTCTTCGGCGGCGCCAGCGACTACTTCACCGCCAGAAAACCCAGCGACTTCACGATGCTGGGCCGCACCTGGCGCAACGCCATCTGCTACGAAGCCACCAGCGACATCCTCTTTGCGGGCAACCCCCGCACTATGGCCGCCATCAGCAACAACGCCTGGTTCGCCCCCTCCACCGAAGCGACGCTGCAACACCTGCTGATGCAACTCCAGGCCGACCGCCACGGCACCGTCATCTTCCACGCCACCAACGGCCCAGGTACGGGTATCATTATCCCACGGTAGAGAGTGAGATCGCTGCTACGCAGCAAGTGAGAAAGTGAGCAGTGAGCAGTGAGCAGTGAGCAGTGAGCAGTGAGCAGTGAGCAGTGAGCAGTGAGCAGTGAGCAGTGAGCAGTGAGCAGTGAGCAGTATAAGCGAAGCTGATTTTGAATGTCTTTGTCAAAGGTTTGCGTCAATTCTATGAAATTTTAAACTGCGAATCATTCTCAACGCACTCCAGCGACCAGCGACCAGCGACCAGCGACCAGCGACCAGCGACCAACGACCAACGACCAAAAACTGAAATCAAAAAGGGGCGAAGCCCCGTTCCAACGACAAACGACAATCGATCGATTTATCTATCATTTACTTTTCTTATGTTATTTTGATTCGAAACAACGGCAGGAGAAAACCGAATGAAGATCGCCAACGACGTGACGGAGCTCATCGGCAACACCCCTCTGGTACGGCTCAATTTCGCCTCCCGGGAGACGGGGTGCACGATTCTGGGCAAGTGTGAATTCATGAACCCCGGCGGATCGGTGAAGGACCGGATCGGGCGGAACATGGTGCTCCAGGCGCTGGAGCGGGGCGTCATCGACCAAAAGAGCACGATCATCGAGCCGACCAGCGGCAATACCGGCATCGCCCTCGCTTCCGTCTGTGCGGCGCGGGGGATTCGCCTCATTCTCACGATGCCCGAATCTATGAGCCTGGAGCGACGGAAACTCCTTGCGGCCCTGGGGGCGGAGCTGGTCCTCACGCCGGCGGCGGAGGGGATGAAAGGGGCGATCGCCAAAGCCGAAGCGCTGCAGCGGGAGATTCCCGGTGCCGTCATTTTGCAGCAGTTCGAAAACCCGGACAACCCCGACGCCCACCGCCACACCACCGCCCGGGAGATCCTGCGCGATACCGACGGCAACGTCGACATCTTCGTCGCCGCCGTGGGCACCGGCGGAACCATCACCGGTACCGGCGAGACGCTCAAAGCCCACCTGCCCGGCCTGAAAATCTACGCCGTGGAGCCCAGAAAATCCCCGGTCCTCGCCGGCGGCCGGCCCGGCCCCCACAAAATCCAGGGGATCGGCGCCGGGTTCGTGCCGAAAATTCTTGATACGCAGGTGTACGAAGAGGTGATCGAGATCGACGATGAAACCGCCTTTGCCACCAGCCGGCGCATCGCGAAAGAGGAGGGGCTGCTGGCCGGCATCTCCTCCGGCGCCAACGTGGCCGCGGCGATGGAAGTGGCATCCCGCCCCGAAAACCGGGGCAAAGTCATCGTCACGATTTTGTGCGATACGGGAGAGCGCTATTTGAGTACGGAGTTGTTTGGGAGTTAGAAAGGTGGGAAGGTTAGAAAGTGAGAAGGTGAGAAGGTTGTTGGGTGGAGGATTGAGAATCATTCTCAACACGCATCAATGCCCAATGCCCAATGCCCAATGCCCAATGCCCAATGCCCAATGCCCAATGCCCAATGCCCAATGCCCAATGCCCAATGCCCAATGACCAATGACCAATGACCAAAAAAACGGAGGTCCACCATGTTACTTGAAACCATCTGCATCCACAACGGTGCCATCCAGAACCTTTCTCTTCACCAGGCGCGGCTGAACCGCAGCCAGGCGGCGCTTTTCGACGACTACGAAGCGATCGACCTGGGGCGTTTTATCCATCCGCCTTCGGGAAGCGGAACCCTCAAGTGCCGGGTAACCTACGGACGGGAGCTCTTCGACGTAGTCTTCGAACCCTACCGTCCCCGTGCGGTCAGGCACCTCAAACCGATGGAAGCCCGTATAGACTACGCCCACAAATACAGCGACCGGGAGGCCCTGGACGACCTTTTTGCGCAGCGGGGGGAAGCGGACGACATTCTGATTCTGCGCAACGGGTATGTCACCGACACCAGTGTCGCCAATATCGCCTTTCTGAAAGAGGGGCGTTGGTACACCCCCAGGCTGCCCCTGCTGCGGGGGACAACCCGGGAGCGGCTGGTGCGCAGCGGCTTTTTGACGCCGCGGGATATCCGCATCGAAGAGGTAGATCAGTTCGAAGCCTTCGCCCTGCTCAACGCCATGATCGGCTTTCTGCCCGTGAAAAATGGTAGAATTGGGTAAAAAATCGAGGGTGTAGCATGCTGATCGACATGGTGAAAGAGGAAGAGTTTCAAAACCTGACGGAAGCCCATCTGAAAGATATGCTGTTCTACCTGCTCGCCTCGGAGCAGCCTTTCGGGCTTCTGTGCAACCTGGAGCATGTCACCTTCGACCCGCCTCTGCCCGAAGAGATCGCCTCCAACCTCCAGGAACTCACCCTCTTCATGATCGCGGGCTACACCTTCGAGAGTTTCGAAATAGAGGAGGACAAGCTCTTTTTCGAAGCGGGTTTCGGCCCCGACAATTTCGGCAGTGTCGTCAGCATGCCGGTACTGGCCGTTTTACAGATATTGGTGGAAGAGACTCCCATTCTCATCAACATGGCCCAGCCCAGGCCCTACTTCAGGGAAGCCCGGGCCGAGGAGGGGGTCAAAAGCTCCCTCGAAACCTTTCTCAGCAATCCGGAAAACAGAAAGTTTTTGAAGAAATAGACTTCTTGCAAAACTATACACAGTATGAGCAAAAAGAGAAACGATTCAATCAAGGCAGATGTTCCCAAGCGTAGCCGAAGCTACGTTTGGGGTTATCTAACGCAGAGTCAATCGGTTTATCTTTTTGCCCTTCGGGAGGCATAAAAAGGGGCAATCTCGCATAAAAAAATGTTTTCAACGTAGCTTTGGCTACGCCGAAAAATTTGTTTTTCACGATCTTACCCCTTTTTATGCCTCTCATATCTGCGTATAGTTCTGCAAGAAGTCTAATAAAGGCTCTCCTGCCTCAGCACTTGTTCTGCTGCAGATACCCCACCACATTTTCGATGAAGGCATCGTGTTTTCGCTCTTTCGAGTAGGCGATGTAGAGTTTGCGTTTGATGCGGTGTCCCCGGATGCGTGACTCGAAGAGCTGGCCGTTCTCCACCTCGTCGGCGATGGCGACGCGGGAGATGAAAGAGACCACCGGCGGTTTGCCGTCATCCTTTTCCGCTTTGAGAATGGCCGCTTTGAGCGTGGCGGAACTGTCCACTTCGTAGAGCACGTCGAAGCTCTTGCACTCGACCCCGATCTCTTCGAAAACCTCCTTGACGAGCCTTCTGGTATGGGAAGCTTCGTCGCGGCAGATCCATCGGTAGTTTCCCAGCTCTTCGGGTTTGAGCGATTTGGGCAGGGGCTGGTTGCTGAAGATGACCAGTTCGTCTTCCAGCCACTCCCTGTAGATGATCTCATCCTCGAAAACCGGCGATTCGATGAGGCCGAGATCCACCTGCCGGTTGAGAATGTCGTCGATCACCTGCCGGGAGACCTCCACCTTGATCTGCACGTCGTTGTGTATGACGTTTTTGATATTGTTGAGGCATTTTCCCGGAATAATGAAGTTGCCGATGGTAAAGGAGGCGCCGATGCGGAAGGTGATCTCCTTGTTGATGATCTTCATCAGATCCCGCTCGGCGTTGTTGATACACTTTTCCAGCCGCAGGGCGATGCGGTAGAGGTCCTCCCCCTCCTTGGTCAGAATGACGCCGTTTTTCTTCCGTTCGATCACCTTGCAGTCGAGATACTTCTCGATAAATTTGATCTGCTGGGTGACCGCCGGCTGGGAAATGCCCAGCTTCGCGGAGGCTTTGGAAAAACTGTGCTCCCGTACGACGGTCAAGAAGGTTTCGAGTTTCGCAAAATCTTTCAGCATAATCTGCCCTTAATATTTTTATTTGTTATTTTATCCGAATAGAGTAATAAAATCAATAAATTTAAGTTATTTAATTAAAATTAAAAGTGCCTTAAGCTTATTACAATGGTTTATATTACCCTGACCTTAATCTTTTTTTTGATATAATCAATACAACTTATTTTTACGAAAGCATCATGGACAAGATTCTCGATCAACTCAACGAAGCCCAGCAGGAAGCGGCGAAGCATATCGACGGGCCCATGCTCATTCTCGCGGGCGCCGGCAGCGGCAAGACCAAAACCATCACGACCCGCCTGGCCTACCTCCTCTCCCTGGGTATCGACCCCGCCAACACCCTGACGCTGACTTTTACCAACAAGGCCGCCTCCGAAATGCGCGAACGCGCCCTCGCCATGATCGACAATCCCGTCTACCCGCCCCTTCTTTGCACCTTCCACAAATTCGGCCTCCTTTTTCTGAAATTCAATATCGAAAAACTGGGGCGCAAGAACGATTTCGTCGTCATCGACACCGACGACAAGAAGCGGATCATCAAGCAGATCGACAAGGAGCTGCCCACGGCCCTCGTCGCCAGCGAAATCTCCCGCTACAAAAACTCCCTCATCAAACCCGACCAGGCGATCGCCCAGGCGGAGCACCCCCAGTACAAGAAGATCGCCGCCATCTACAAGACCTACCAGGAGTACATCGTCGAGAACAATCTGGTCGACTTCGACGACCTTCTGATGCTCACCTACGAACTGCTCGACACCCACAACGACCTGCGCCGGGCCACCAGCGAACGCTACCGCTACATCATGGTCGACGAATACCAGGACACCAACGAACTGCAGCTGCAGCTGCTGATGAAACTCTGCGACACCCACACCAACCTCTGCGTCGTGGGCGACGACGACCAGAGCATCTACGGCTGGCGGGGCGCCAACATCCGCAACATCCTCGAATTCGAAAAGATGTTCGACGACACCCGCGTCGTCAAACTCGAAAACAACTACCGCTCCACCAGCGAGATTCTCGAAGCCGCCAACCTCCTCATCCAGCACAACCGGAACCGGCTGGGCAAGGTGCTCAAAAGCACCAAAGGGAGCGGCAAGCCGGTGGAGATTTTCCAGAGTGCCGACGAAAACGAAGAGTCGGACAAGATCGCCCGGGCGGTCAAACAACTCATCGACAGCGGTGTGCCTGCCGGGGAGATCGCCGTCCTCTACCGCATCAACGCCCTCTCCCGCTCCCTGGAGGAGGGGCTGGGCCGCGCCGGCATCGCCTACCAGCTCGTCGGCGGCGTGCGCTTCTACGAACGGGCCGAAATCAAAGACGCCATCAGCTACCTGCGCATCATCGCCAACAGCCACGACGACTTCAGCTTCAAACGGGTCATCAACCGCCCCAAACGGGGGATCGGCAAGGCGACGGTGGACAAGATCGAAAAGGCGGCCTACGAAAAACGGCTCTCTTTGTACCAGTTTCTCAGCGAAACCCCCAAAAGCGAACTCTCCAAACTGCTCAGCAAAAAGGCCTACGCCTCCATCAACCGTTTCATCAACGACCTGGAGATTTTGCAGGAGACGCTGGAGCACTCCATCATGGGCTTCATCGACCAGTTCGACAAGACCATCGGCCTCAAGGAGTACTACGCCTCCCTCCCCGACGGCATGGAGCGGGTCTTGAACCTGGATGAATTCTACGGCCTCTTCCGGGACATGGTCAAGAAAAACCCCGACCTCACCCTCGACGCTTTCCTCAATGAAATCTCCCTCCAGAGCGACCAGGACCAGATCAAGGGGGAGCAGATCTCCATCATGAGCGTCCACGCCTCCAAAGGGCTGGAGTTCACCCACCTCTTCGTCATCGGGATGGAGGAGGAGTTCTTCCCCCTTCTGGGCGACGGGTGCGACATGGAGGAGGAGCGGCGGCTCGGGTATGTGGCGATGACCCGCGCCAAAGAGAGCCTGACCCTCTCGACGGTGCAGAGCCGTTTCCACAAAGGGCGCCGGAAACATCTGGAGAAGAGCCGTTTCCTCACCGAAGCGGGGCTGCTCAAAGGGGCCCTCTCCATCGAAAAGAGTACCGGCTACAAAAAGGGAGACCTGGTCAAACACAAGCTCTTCGGCATCGGCCGCGTCCTGGAAGTGACCCGTGCCGGACGGGACTACAAACTCAAAATCAATTTCGGGGGCAACCGACGGGACATCCTCTCCTCCTTCGTGGAGAAGGTTTGAGGGGTCGTTTGAACGGTTCCCCTTTTGAGATCTTTTTTGGAATCTAATCGATGAAATGCGCTAACCGGTTGTTCGTCGCCCGCAAGCCGATGTTCGTAGGCTCCAACAGCTTCCTTTCGCAGATCAAACGCCGCTACGGCGTCAAAAAGGCGGGCTTTTCTGGGACCCTGGACCCCTTCGCCTGCGGGGTGCTCATTATCGCCTTCGGGCAGTATACGAAACTCTTCCGCTTTCTGAAAAAGACGCCCAAAACCTACCGCGCCACCCTCTGGCTGGGAACTGAAAGCGAAACCCTGGATATCGAAGGCGTGACGGCGGTCGAAAAGGTCCCCCCGTTCGATCCCGCCCATATTCGCCAAACCCTCGAAAGCTTCCGCGGTCCCTTTACCTACACGCCCCCAAAATTCAGTGCCCGGAAAGTGGGAGGAAAGCGCGCCTACGACCTGGCCAGACGGGGGGAATCGGTCGATCTCGCCCAAACAACCTCCCAAATCGTCGATATCCGGCTTCTGCACTACCGCCACCCTTTCGTCACGTTCGAAGCGGATGTCTCGGAGGGCACCTACATCCGCTCCCTGGCGGAAGCGGTCGCACGGAGACTGGGAGTGCCCGGCGCATTGAGCTACCTGGAGCGGCTGCGGGAGGGGGTTTTTGTTTACGAAAAGGAAAAACCCCTCGACCCGCTGGCGGTGCTGGAGCCGCCGCGCAACCGCTACCTTGGTGATCCCAAGGACCTTATTCTTGGACGAAAACTGCGAAGCGACCGTTTCGAGAATCCGACACCCGGCCTCTATACCGTGGTTTTTGAGCCTTTTTTCGCTATCATAGAGATCAAAAAGAGCGGGGAGGTCGCCTACCTGCTCAACAAGGTTCAACTATGCTCGTACTGACCCGCAAAACGGACGAGGCGATCCGCATCGGCGACGATATCGTCGTCAAAATCGTCTCCATCGACAAGAACAGTGTCCGCATCGGCATCGAAGCGCCCGCCGATGTGCCGATTCTGCGGGAGGAGCTCGTTCAGGCCGTCAGCGAAGAGAATATCAGGGCCGCCAAAGAGACCTCCGACGAGCTTCTGGGCAGCCTCTCGAAACAGCTCAAACACCCCTGACGCTTCAAAGCCATGCAGTTCAAAGCACCCGCCAAAGTCAACATCTTCCTCAAAATCACCGGCATTCGGGGCGGCTACCACGAGCTGCGCTCCCGCTTCGTACGCGTCGAGAGCCTTTACGACACACTCACCTTCGTCAAAAAGCGCCGCCCTTCGCCCGGCTTCAAACTCGCCTCTTCCCATCCCCTGCCCCAGGTCAACACCCTCACCAAAGCCTACGACCTGCTGCAAAAGGCCGCGCCGGGCATCGAAACTTTTTTCGAAGAGCACAAACTGGTACTCACCAAACGGATCCCCCAGGGAGCGGGGCTGGGCGGCGGCAGTTCCGACGCCGCCACCTTCCTCCTGGCGGCCAACGAGCTCTGCGGCCTCCATATGAGCAGGGAGAATCTGGCGAAGATCGGAGAGTGCATCGGCGCCGATGTCCCCTTCTTCGTCTTCGGCTACCCCAGCGCCAACGTGGAGGGGATAGGAGAGAAGATTGAACCCTTCGAAGAGGAGGTTCCGGAACTGAAACTCTTCACGCCGCCGCTGCACTGCGACACGGGAATGGTCTACCGGACATTCAGGGAAAATTTCATCGAAACAGTTAGACCAGAAAACGGGAGGGAGTGGCTATGGAAAAGAAGTGAGGAAATTTTGAAAGAGGTTAAACCGGAGGATGCGAACGACCTCTACCGGGCTGCCCTCCTCATCTACCCGCGACTTCGGCAGTACGGTGAGCCCGGCTATTTCTTCAGCGGCAGCGGCAGCACCTTTTTTGCTCCCGAAGAGACCTCCAACGCTTTTGCATTAGGGTGAGAAAGTGGGATCGCCGCTTCGCGGCTGGTGAGAGGGTAGGAAGGTGAACATCACTTCATGCCCGATGCCGATTCGCGAAGCAAATCTCAATGCCCGATGCCCTCAAATCATTAGTGGGCAAATTCCTCTGCTATAATTCGCCCATGCCAATCAAAGTCGTCGCCAAAAACAAAAAAGCCTTTCACGATTACGAAATTCTCGAAAAATTGGAAGCGGGCATCGAGCTGAAGGGGAGCGAAGTGAAGTCGATCCGCATGGGGCGGGTCAACCTCAAGGACAGCTATGTGCGCATCGTCAAGGGGGAAGCCTGGGTCTTTGGAATGCACATCTCCTTCCTGGACACCACCAACCCCCACTACAAACCCGACGAAAAGCGCCCCCGCCGCCTCCTGCTGCACCGAAAACAGATCGACAAATGGTACGGCCGCGTCAAGCAGGAGGGGCTGGCCATCGTTCCGCTGATGCTCTATTTCAACGAAAAGAACAAGGCCAAACTTCAGATCGCCCTGGCGAAAGGGAAAAAGCTCCACGACAAGCGGGAGACCCTCAAGCGCAAAACCGCCGAGCGGGAAGCCCAGATGGCGATGAAACAGCGCTACTGACCCTCCCCTCCGTTTCCCGTTCTCCGTTCACTGTTTACTGTTCACCGTTGACTATTCACTGTTCACTGTACACTGCGAGGCAACGCATCGCACCCCTTCAACCATACCATACCCATTTTTTGGCACAATACAAACAACGACGCAACAGGAGAAGAACCATGTTCGCCACGATGCACAACCAGAAGAGAGCGCAGGAGTTGATCGACCGGTCGGTCGAAATGATCGAAAGTGCCGACGACCGTTTCGCCCGGGCGAAAGCGGCCCTGGAAGAGCGGATCAAAAGCCTCGACGCCATCCGCTCCCATCTCATAGCAAAGAGCCTCGCCACACTGCGAAAACGGTTCGAAACGATGAGCAACGAACCGCCGCTCGAGATCGCACCGGCGGCGGAAGAGCCGACATCGCGGCAGGTGATGCCCCTTTTCGAGCGGGCGGACCTGGAGCCGGTGGAGATCAAAGAGGTGCGCCGGGGCAAGGCGGGGGCCTTTTTCGGTGCCCTCTTCGCCGCGCTTCTGACCGTCGCCGTCGCGCTGATCGTCGCCGCCGTCGCCACCGGCGAACCCCTCACCCCCGAAACCCTCACCGACCCGGCCAAACTCGACGTACTTCTGACCTGGATCGGCGGAGGCGCCATTCCCGGTACCGTGGGCAACCCGCTGCTGGGCGCCGCGGGGCTGCTGGTGGCGGCGATCGCCGCCTGGCTCATCGCATGGTCGGTGCTGATGGCCAAAGCCTCCCGCCGCAACCTGGCCGCCGCCGAAGAGGTCTATGAAGCGGCGAAAGCCTACCACGACAAGAAGAGCGACTATGCCGAAGCCGCGGAGAAGCTCGCCGGCGAACTGGAGGCACTGCGGCAGATACTGGAAACCTGCGACATCTATCTGCAGGAGTACAACGCCTCGCTGCGACGCATTCTCCACATGGAAGGAGAGGATTACGAATCTTTCAAGCCCGCCTCCAAAGAGAGGGTGGAGCAGGCCGCCGAATGCGCCCACGCCCTGGTCCCCCTGCTCAACATTGCCGTCGTCACGACCGAAGGGACCCCTTCCCATCAACTGCAGCAGGCCCTCGAACGGGGCCGGCTCGTCGTCGAAGCGCTGAAAGAGGAGCGCCCGCTCCCCACTTTCGACGACACGCCCGCCAAAACCGCAGAGCCTGAAAGCGAAACGGAGGTTTCCGAGCCGATCATACTGGGATACAAACCCGAAGAGAGTGAAGAAGAGAAACCGGAGGAAACGGAACAGGTAGAAGAGCAGGAGGAGACCCCCGGCTCGGAGGAGAGCGGGGAGAAGCGCGAGGAGGAGAGCCGGAAAGCCTGACCTCCCCATCCGCTTTTAGTCGTTGTTCATGGCGTCGACGGCGCGAAGCAGGTCGATACCCGCTTCGTTGACACCGTTTTTGCCCAGATATTTCGCCTCTCTGGCGGCCACCCACGCCTTTTCGAAAACCTCGGCAGGAAGGCCGCTTCGGCGATACGCCTCTTTGTGGTGCCTGGGCAGAATGCGGATCTTCTTCTCCTTTTCATAAAGCGTTCCCACGTCGGCGATGGCGGCGATGACCCGGTAGATGACCGGCGTCACAGGCGTCCCGAAACCTTCGGGCACGCCGCTGAGGGCCCTGTCCATCAGTTTACCCGCTTCCGTTTCGACGATGTGCCCGTCGCTGAGCACTTCGACCAGCCCCCTCGCTTCCAGCATATCGACCGCCGTCTCCGTCATGTGGCGGTCGTGCTCGTCCTTCACTTCGGCCAGCAGCTGCTCCAGCGTCATGCCGCGGCCCGGAATCTTCTTGAAAACATCCATCTCGTAACGCGTCATGAAAGGTTTGCGTTCCAGGGTCTCGGAGAGTTCTGCGAAAAACTCTCCCCGGGGGCCCGCCCCATATTCGCCCAATATTTTTTCCTGCCGCGCCGTGTCGACCCACCGGCGGTTGGGCACGTCGAAAGGCCGTTTGCCCAGTTTCAGGGTCTTGAGCGCCTGGGAGGAGACGGGGGTGGGGTCCTCCTCCATTTTCTGAGCCACGGCGTTGCCCGTCTCGGTCAGGTGGATGACCGGCCTGCCCTTTTCATCCTCACCCTCTTCGACCATGTCGAAGGCTTCCAGGGCGTAGAGGTACTCCCGTATGTCGAAGTTCTCTTCGAACCAGCTGAAGTGCTCCTTGGCTTCCAAGAACTTTTCGAGAATCTGGCGCTTCTTCAGCGGCATCTCGTCGAGGCGCCGTCCGTAAGCCTCTTTCAGCTCCCTGTACTCCTTGACCTTTTTGTCCACCATCTCTTTTTTGATGTCGTCCACATGGGCCTCGCCCACCTTTTTCACCGTCAACAATGTATCGACCATCTCCTGGCTCAGCGCCAGGGAGAAGAGCCGCTTCTGTGTCGGGTTCTTCAGCAGCGCGCGAAGCTCCAGCAGCGCTTCGCC
It encodes the following:
- a CDS encoding apolipoprotein N-acyltransferase, whose amino-acid sequence is MRYFTTATISLGFLSALSGALFIYLWHLGIHWAWVQALLGLLTLTLWLTLPRPALAWSGFFTGILWFWWIAMSFRYYDLTWMIPLVILAVGLVYGLLFWAVGWLPHLFLRALALGVAEFIHPFGFDWFRPALMFTGSILGDRLWHYWLILTALSLFLFIKKPWRWSVFALLIPIYHSPMTNDRLPMAGEIQLVQTHIEQAKKWDPRYRDAIVDLNLQSIEIAIRNGKKAVILPESAFPLYLNTDIPLVKKLLRMSRHITIVTGALFTDGKHPYNSTYLFKAGRLRVMHKVVLVPFGEEVPLPRWMGRWVNDLFFGGASDYFTARKPSDFTMLGRTWRNAICYEATSDILFAGNPRTMAAISNNAWFAPSTEATLQHLLMQLQADRHGTVIFHATNGPGTGIIIPR
- the cysK gene encoding cysteine synthase A, which encodes MKIANDVTELIGNTPLVRLNFASRETGCTILGKCEFMNPGGSVKDRIGRNMVLQALERGVIDQKSTIIEPTSGNTGIALASVCAARGIRLILTMPESMSLERRKLLAALGAELVLTPAAEGMKGAIAKAEALQREIPGAVILQQFENPDNPDAHRHTTAREILRDTDGNVDIFVAAVGTGGTITGTGETLKAHLPGLKIYAVEPRKSPVLAGGRPGPHKIQGIGAGFVPKILDTQVYEEVIEIDDETAFATSRRIAKEEGLLAGISSGANVAAAMEVASRPENRGKVIVTILCDTGERYLSTELFGS
- a CDS encoding aminotransferase class IV family protein, encoding MLLETICIHNGAIQNLSLHQARLNRSQAALFDDYEAIDLGRFIHPPSGSGTLKCRVTYGRELFDVVFEPYRPRAVRHLKPMEARIDYAHKYSDREALDDLFAQRGEADDILILRNGYVTDTSVANIAFLKEGRWYTPRLPLLRGTTRERLVRSGFLTPRDIRIEEVDQFEAFALLNAMIGFLPVKNGRIG
- a CDS encoding LysR family transcriptional regulator, which codes for MLKDFAKLETFLTVVREHSFSKASAKLGISQPAVTQQIKFIEKYLDCKVIERKKNGVILTKEGEDLYRIALRLEKCINNAERDLMKIINKEITFRIGASFTIGNFIIPGKCLNNIKNVIHNDVQIKVEVSRQVIDDILNRQVDLGLIESPVFEDEIIYREWLEDELVIFSNQPLPKSLKPEELGNYRWICRDEASHTRRLVKEVFEEIGVECKSFDVLYEVDSSATLKAAILKAEKDDGKPPVVSFISRVAIADEVENGQLFESRIRGHRIKRKLYIAYSKERKHDAFIENVVGYLQQNKC
- a CDS encoding UvrD-helicase domain-containing protein; its protein translation is MDKILDQLNEAQQEAAKHIDGPMLILAGAGSGKTKTITTRLAYLLSLGIDPANTLTLTFTNKAASEMRERALAMIDNPVYPPLLCTFHKFGLLFLKFNIEKLGRKNDFVVIDTDDKKRIIKQIDKELPTALVASEISRYKNSLIKPDQAIAQAEHPQYKKIAAIYKTYQEYIVENNLVDFDDLLMLTYELLDTHNDLRRATSERYRYIMVDEYQDTNELQLQLLMKLCDTHTNLCVVGDDDQSIYGWRGANIRNILEFEKMFDDTRVVKLENNYRSTSEILEAANLLIQHNRNRLGKVLKSTKGSGKPVEIFQSADENEESDKIARAVKQLIDSGVPAGEIAVLYRINALSRSLEEGLGRAGIAYQLVGGVRFYERAEIKDAISYLRIIANSHDDFSFKRVINRPKRGIGKATVDKIEKAAYEKRLSLYQFLSETPKSELSKLLSKKAYASINRFINDLEILQETLEHSIMGFIDQFDKTIGLKEYYASLPDGMERVLNLDEFYGLFRDMVKKNPDLTLDAFLNEISLQSDQDQIKGEQISIMSVHASKGLEFTHLFVIGMEEEFFPLLGDGCDMEEERRLGYVAMTRAKESLTLSTVQSRFHKGRRKHLEKSRFLTEAGLLKGALSIEKSTGYKKGDLVKHKLFGIGRVLEVTRAGRDYKLKINFGGNRRDILSSFVEKV
- the truB gene encoding tRNA pseudouridine(55) synthase TruB, which translates into the protein MKCANRLFVARKPMFVGSNSFLSQIKRRYGVKKAGFSGTLDPFACGVLIIAFGQYTKLFRFLKKTPKTYRATLWLGTESETLDIEGVTAVEKVPPFDPAHIRQTLESFRGPFTYTPPKFSARKVGGKRAYDLARRGESVDLAQTTSQIVDIRLLHYRHPFVTFEADVSEGTYIRSLAEAVARRLGVPGALSYLERLREGVFVYEKEKPLDPLAVLEPPRNRYLGDPKDLILGRKLRSDRFENPTPGLYTVVFEPFFAIIEIKKSGEVAYLLNKVQLCSY
- the csrA gene encoding carbon storage regulator CsrA; its protein translation is MLVLTRKTDEAIRIGDDIVVKIVSIDKNSVRIGIEAPADVPILREELVQAVSEENIRAAKETSDELLGSLSKQLKHP
- a CDS encoding 4-(cytidine 5'-diphospho)-2-C-methyl-D-erythritol kinase — encoded protein: MQFKAPAKVNIFLKITGIRGGYHELRSRFVRVESLYDTLTFVKKRRPSPGFKLASSHPLPQVNTLTKAYDLLQKAAPGIETFFEEHKLVLTKRIPQGAGLGGGSSDAATFLLAANELCGLHMSRENLAKIGECIGADVPFFVFGYPSANVEGIGEKIEPFEEEVPELKLFTPPLHCDTGMVYRTFRENFIETVRPENGREWLWKRSEEILKEVKPEDANDLYRAALLIYPRLRQYGEPGYFFSGSGSTFFAPEETSNAFALG
- the smpB gene encoding SsrA-binding protein SmpB — encoded protein: MPIKVVAKNKKAFHDYEILEKLEAGIELKGSEVKSIRMGRVNLKDSYVRIVKGEAWVFGMHISFLDTTNPHYKPDEKRPRRLLLHRKQIDKWYGRVKQEGLAIVPLMLYFNEKNKAKLQIALAKGKKLHDKRETLKRKTAEREAQMAMKQRY